A genomic segment from Nicotiana sylvestris chromosome 1, ASM39365v2, whole genome shotgun sequence encodes:
- the LOC104221970 gene encoding NADPH-dependent pterin aldehyde reductase-like, giving the protein MTLPPMPTTAGISSMRLAGGEIRTVLITGVSRGLGKALALEMAKRGHCVIGCARSQDKLNALQPELASVTNPPSENKHLLMNVDVSLNSSVEELARAVMEKKGVPDIIVNSAGTINRNNKLWEVPAEEFDSVIDTNIKGTANVLRHFIPLMLEKKQGVIINMSSSWGRSAAAQVAPYCTSKWAIEGLTRSVAKELPPGMAAVALNPGVIYTDMLQSCFGSSASLYQTPESWAPNAANMILNLTAADNGASLSV; this is encoded by the exons ATGACACTACCGCCAATGCCGACGACGGCAGGAATTTCCAGTATGCGATTAGCCGGAGGAGAGATTCGGACGGTGTTAATTACAGGCGTGAGCCGAGGATTAGGCAAAGCCCTAGCCCTAGAAATGGCGAAGAGAGGCCACTGTGTCATCGGCTGCGCTCGTTCTCAGGACAAGCTCAATGCCCTCCAACCCGAGCTCGCTTCTGTTACCAATCCTCCTTCTGAGAATAAACACCTCCTCATGAACGTCGACGTG AGTTTAAATAGCAGTGTTGAAGAGTTAGCACGTGCTGTTATGGAGAAAAAGGGCGTTCCTGATATTATTG TGAACAGTGCAGGAACTATTAATAGGAACAACAAACTATGGGAAGTGCCAGCTGAAGAGTTTGATTCTGTCATTGATACCAACATAAAAGGAACTGCAAATGTTCTGCGTCACTTTATTCCCCTAATGCTTGAGAAGAAGCAAGGAGTGATCATAAATATGTCTTCTTCATGGGGAAGATCTGCCGCTGCACAG GTGGCACCATATTGTACTTCAAAATGGGCAATAGAGGGTCTGACAAGGTCAGTTGCGAAGGAGTTGCCCCCTGGAATGGCAGCTGTTGCACTTAATCCTGGTGTCATTTACACAGACATGCTTCAGTCGTGCTTTGGCAGTTCAGCATCCCTCTACCAGACACCTGAGTCATG GGCTCCAAATGCAGCTAATATGATACTGAATCTAACTGCAGCTGATAATGGGGCATCTCTTTCGGTCTGA